The following proteins are encoded in a genomic region of Blastocatellia bacterium:
- a CDS encoding ferritin-like domain-containing protein: MRKEKVIQKLNALLENELAGVVRYTHYSFMVFGPHRIPIVSWLRQQARESLSHAEQIGEHITALGGHPSLKIAGLLETHKHSLADILGESLAHERLQLGLFKELLKLVQEQSIMLEEFARRMIHDEEVHVSEVEKMLRQQQ; the protein is encoded by the coding sequence ATGAGAAAGGAAAAAGTCATCCAGAAATTGAATGCGCTGCTGGAAAACGAACTAGCCGGCGTCGTTCGCTACACCCACTACTCGTTCATGGTGTTTGGTCCTCATCGTATTCCAATTGTGAGCTGGCTACGCCAGCAGGCTCGCGAGTCGCTCTCTCATGCAGAGCAAATCGGTGAGCATATCACCGCGCTGGGAGGTCATCCATCGCTGAAGATCGCCGGGTTGCTCGAGACGCATAAGCATTCGCTGGCCGACATTCTAGGCGAAAGTCTGGCTCATGAGCGCCTCCAATTGGGCTTGTTCAAGGAATTGCTCAAACTGGTTCAAGAGCAGAGCATCATGCTTGAAGAGTTTGCTCGACGGATGATCCACGACGAAGAAGTCCACGTCTCAGAAGTGGAAAAGATGCTACGGCAACAACAATGA
- a CDS encoding YpdA family putative bacillithiol disulfide reductase, whose protein sequence is MYDVIVVGAGPTGLACAIELQRAQWDYLVIEKGCLVNSLAHFPKDMVYFTTPELLEIGDLPMVCLSQKPTRLEALKYYRRVAQAYRLNIHQYERVIDINGEDGSWQVLTETSVGQRHSYAARKVILATGYYDHPNRLGIPGEDSPKCSHYYTEAHPYFQRDVAVIGAGNSAAEAALDLFRGGARVTLIHRGEDLSPHLKYWIAPDLRNRISSGDITALFNTLVVQIKPQTIVTESLKTGERNELANDFVFALTGYHADVDFLRRVGIHVDGDTLIPAHDPQTLESNVKGIYLAGPIIAGRETNKIFIENGRFHGRQIMQALRSALNRESLNIS, encoded by the coding sequence ATGTACGATGTTATTGTCGTCGGGGCCGGGCCGACGGGGCTGGCCTGCGCCATTGAATTACAGCGTGCGCAGTGGGATTATCTGGTCATCGAGAAAGGCTGTCTGGTCAACTCGCTCGCACACTTTCCTAAAGACATGGTCTACTTCACCACCCCAGAGCTACTTGAAATCGGCGACCTGCCGATGGTCTGTTTATCTCAAAAACCGACGCGATTGGAAGCGTTGAAATATTACCGCCGTGTGGCGCAAGCCTACCGGCTAAACATTCATCAGTATGAACGGGTCATAGACATCAATGGAGAGGATGGTTCCTGGCAAGTGCTGACAGAAACCAGTGTCGGTCAACGTCACAGCTACGCGGCACGGAAAGTCATTCTGGCAACCGGTTACTACGATCATCCTAACCGACTCGGCATCCCCGGTGAAGATTCACCTAAGTGCTCGCATTACTACACCGAGGCGCATCCGTATTTTCAGCGCGATGTCGCTGTGATCGGCGCTGGTAACTCGGCGGCAGAAGCGGCGCTCGATTTATTCCGCGGCGGCGCGCGTGTGACGTTGATTCATCGTGGCGAGGACCTGAGCCCGCACCTGAAGTACTGGATCGCTCCCGACCTGCGTAACCGCATCAGCAGCGGCGACATTACCGCGCTCTTTAACACGCTCGTCGTACAGATCAAGCCTCAGACCATTGTGACTGAATCTCTCAAAACAGGCGAGCGAAACGAATTGGCCAATGATTTCGTCTTTGCTCTGACTGGTTATCACGCCGATGTAGATTTCCTACGTCGCGTTGGCATCCACGTGGACGGAGACACGTTGATTCCGGCCCACGATCCACAGACGCTTGAGAGTAACGTCAAAGGGATCTACTTAGCCGGCCCAATCATCGCGGGACGAGAAACAAACAAAATTTTCATCGAGAACGGCCGCTTCCACGGCCGGCAGATCATGCAAGCGTTGAGGAGCGCCCTCAATCGTGAGTCGCTTAACATTTCTTAA
- a CDS encoding molybdopterin-binding protein produces the protein MASTTNRIVAQYTKPTQDDEHRLPIHEQIGKISRVNQPTAVVILIGNELLSGRVEDANAKFLLPELYALGVAVKRVVVIPDDVDEIAETVRDCAGRFDYVFTSGGVGPTHDDLTIAGVARAFGRRVVHHEELKTLVASYFEGSLTPEQLRFAEVPEGAQLIYSEQSPWPVLHYENVYIFPGVPWILKSKFTAIRDHFRAVPFHSKTVFVNQDEVALAPMLSRLSEQFPAVAIGSYPTFPETDYRVKIVLESKDRELLERAFVALMNSLDAEMVVGVC, from the coding sequence ATGGCATCAACAACAAATCGCATCGTCGCTCAGTATACCAAACCGACGCAAGACGATGAACACCGATTGCCAATTCACGAGCAAATCGGTAAGATAAGCCGCGTGAATCAGCCAACAGCAGTTGTGATCTTAATCGGCAATGAGCTTTTGAGTGGTCGGGTCGAAGATGCCAATGCCAAATTCCTATTGCCGGAATTATATGCTCTTGGCGTTGCCGTCAAACGTGTGGTTGTCATACCGGACGACGTTGATGAAATTGCTGAAACGGTCCGGGACTGCGCGGGACGATTTGACTATGTCTTTACATCGGGCGGCGTCGGGCCGACGCATGATGATTTAACCATTGCTGGCGTAGCGCGAGCCTTTGGCCGGCGTGTCGTACACCACGAGGAACTTAAGACACTGGTTGCTTCATATTTCGAAGGGTCGCTCACTCCAGAACAGCTTCGCTTTGCTGAGGTGCCGGAAGGCGCTCAACTGATTTATTCAGAACAGAGCCCATGGCCGGTGCTGCATTACGAGAATGTGTATATCTTTCCTGGCGTGCCGTGGATTCTCAAGAGCAAGTTTACAGCCATTCGCGACCATTTCCGCGCTGTCCCATTTCATAGCAAGACCGTGTTTGTTAATCAAGATGAGGTCGCCCTGGCTCCCATGCTGTCGCGCTTGAGTGAGCAGTTTCCTGCGGTTGCGATTGGCTCGTACCCTACTTTTCCCGAGACGGACTATCGAGTCAAGATCGTGCTCGAGTCCAAAGATCGGGAACTACTTGAGCGAGCCTTTGTTGCGCTGATGAACAGCCTTGATGCTGAGATGGTTGTAGGTGTTTGCTAA
- a CDS encoding FHA domain-containing protein, with the protein MPKTLAGIESNPVAPTEPRECRPVDAPPARLVVIRHGQLVREFPLQGSRWLIGRWDPQRRVFPDVDLDNEDPEATVSRQHACLTYQNGQYFIEDLGSTNGTFINRGHRLIPGRRYLVEDGDEIIVGKTFLKLVIG; encoded by the coding sequence ATGCCGAAAACATTAGCCGGCATAGAGTCAAATCCGGTTGCGCCAACCGAACCACGCGAGTGCAGGCCGGTTGACGCGCCGCCGGCGCGCTTGGTGGTTATTCGTCATGGACAACTTGTGCGCGAATTTCCATTGCAGGGAAGCCGCTGGTTGATCGGACGATGGGACCCGCAACGGCGCGTTTTTCCTGATGTGGACTTGGATAATGAGGATCCGGAGGCAACTGTATCGCGACAGCATGCCTGTCTGACTTATCAAAATGGGCAGTATTTCATCGAAGACTTGGGCAGCACCAATGGCACGTTCATCAATCGTGGGCATCGGCTCATTCCGGGACGGCGTTATCTGGTCGAGGACGGCGATGAGATTATCGTTGGCAAAACGTTTTTGAAATTGGTGATTGGATAA
- a CDS encoding Mut7-C RNAse domain-containing protein produces the protein MRFVVDAMLGRLARWLRVVGIDTLYAAGLDDHALVELCNTQGRVLLTKDVALLRENKVEGYLVRSRTWQDQLLEVIDEFHLRAHIKPFSRCLNCNEVLVEVSKQDVVNCIPPFVLQNQHQFFRCHGCQRVYWNGSHTDRMAATLSKIIG, from the coding sequence ATGCGATTTGTTGTTGATGCCATGCTCGGACGCTTAGCTCGCTGGTTGAGAGTGGTCGGCATTGATACGCTCTATGCCGCTGGCCTCGACGATCATGCACTCGTTGAGCTGTGTAACACACAAGGGCGCGTCTTGTTGACCAAGGATGTAGCACTGCTACGCGAAAACAAGGTTGAGGGCTACCTGGTTCGCAGCCGTACGTGGCAAGATCAACTGCTCGAAGTTATTGATGAATTCCACCTGCGTGCTCACATCAAACCATTCTCGCGCTGCCTCAATTGCAATGAGGTGCTCGTCGAAGTTTCCAAGCAAGATGTGGTGAACTGCATCCCCCCATTTGTCCTGCAGAACCAGCACCAATTTTTTCGGTGTCACGGTTGCCAGCGGGTTTACTGGAACGGTTCGCACACTGATCGAATGGCAGCAACGCTAAGCAAGATAATAGGTTAA
- a CDS encoding RDD family protein, giving the protein MTNDQIKLAPWRSAVVAPQPEPRIEYAGFGIRLEAALIDYMLCLLGSVFLVWVASLLARYMSLTALMMAAALGFTLVFFFNHMGLGTVTRQTIGKWIVGIEVISADRQPLTLSRLLARCTIGYAVSLAPLGLGFIRILWNPDRQGWHDVMFGTYVVRTR; this is encoded by the coding sequence ATGACGAATGACCAGATCAAGTTGGCCCCATGGCGCAGTGCTGTCGTGGCTCCGCAGCCTGAGCCAAGAATCGAATATGCCGGATTTGGTATTCGTTTAGAAGCGGCGTTGATTGACTACATGCTTTGCCTACTCGGCTCGGTGTTTCTGGTCTGGGTCGCTTCACTGTTGGCTCGTTACATGAGTTTGACTGCGCTGATGATGGCAGCGGCGTTGGGCTTCACGCTGGTCTTTTTCTTCAATCACATGGGGCTTGGCACTGTCACACGACAGACGATTGGCAAATGGATTGTCGGCATTGAAGTCATCAGCGCCGATCGGCAGCCGTTGACACTGTCGCGTCTGCTGGCGCGTTGCACTATTGGTTATGCTGTGTCGCTGGCGCCATTGGGGCTGGGATTCATCCGTATCCTATGGAATCCAGACCGGCAGGGCTGGCACGATGTAATGTTTGGCACCTACGTGGTGAGGACGAGATAA
- a CDS encoding acetoin utilization protein AcuC gives MTGTYKSSFIYSDELQQFSYGPHHPMRLVRLKLTHDLLQAYGVFDRPDILKSEPQPASEHEIAWFHTPDYIAVLRNIDQGLVPPNPYVYGLGPGDNPIVQGVYRASLLITGASLQAARSVRAGDVPVAFNIAGGLHHAMPDRASGFCYFDDPVIAIKDLVKQGQRVVYLDVDVHHGDGVQAGFYDTDQVLTISLHEDGQFLFPGTGFVEEIGQGAGQGYSVNVPLYPGTDDETYLWVFDQVVQPLIEAFKPDTIVTQLGVDTFVDDPLAHLRLTTHGFVQILHRIKAWGIPWVALGGGGYHLANVARAWTLAYAIMNDIELPDEIPPACVETLQRFGLQGTQLHDPEPTQPIHQHVRQYAERQVKTIQQKIFPRHGLSG, from the coding sequence ATGACCGGAACATACAAGAGCAGCTTCATCTATAGCGACGAATTGCAACAATTCAGCTACGGCCCTCACCACCCAATGCGTTTAGTGCGCTTGAAGCTCACCCACGATTTGCTGCAAGCGTATGGTGTGTTTGACCGGCCGGACATTCTCAAAAGCGAACCCCAGCCGGCCAGTGAACATGAGATCGCTTGGTTTCATACACCCGATTATATTGCCGTGCTGCGCAACATTGATCAGGGCTTGGTTCCGCCCAATCCTTATGTCTACGGACTAGGCCCAGGCGACAACCCGATCGTCCAAGGCGTCTACCGGGCATCACTGCTGATCACAGGCGCCTCGCTTCAAGCTGCACGATCTGTCCGGGCGGGAGATGTACCTGTGGCCTTCAATATCGCCGGTGGACTGCACCACGCCATGCCAGACCGCGCCTCAGGCTTTTGCTACTTCGACGATCCTGTCATCGCCATCAAGGACTTGGTCAAACAAGGTCAGCGGGTGGTCTACTTGGACGTGGATGTGCATCACGGCGACGGCGTGCAAGCCGGTTTTTATGACACCGATCAGGTTTTGACAATCTCGCTCCATGAAGATGGACAATTCCTCTTCCCCGGAACCGGTTTTGTGGAAGAAATCGGCCAAGGCGCCGGGCAGGGCTATTCGGTCAACGTACCGCTTTATCCTGGCACCGACGATGAGACCTATCTGTGGGTCTTCGATCAAGTAGTGCAGCCGTTGATCGAAGCATTCAAGCCGGATACCATCGTGACGCAACTGGGCGTAGATACGTTCGTGGATGACCCACTGGCGCACCTGCGGCTGACCACACATGGCTTTGTCCAAATCCTTCATCGCATCAAGGCGTGGGGCATCCCGTGGGTGGCGCTCGGCGGCGGCGGTTATCACTTGGCCAATGTCGCGCGGGCTTGGACGCTGGCCTATGCCATCATGAACGACATTGAACTGCCCGACGAAATTCCGCCGGCCTGCGTTGAAACGTTACAGCGTTTTGGCCTGCAAGGAACTCAACTGCACGACCCGGAACCAACTCAACCTATCCATCAGCATGTTCGCCAATATGCAGAACGTCAGGTCAAAACGATTCAGCAAAAAATCTTTCCACGCCACGGACTGAGTGGTTAG
- a CDS encoding protein kinase, protein MASNICNRCGAPAFPTDLFCGECGHALVSAPGASATPRPATSSPLAELPPGMLLQNRYEIVKRVGGGGMGNVYKAYDRNLDYALRAVKEMMEMFSDPSQREKAVEDFRREAKLLASLKHPSIPVIYDHFIEHGRYYLVMEFIRGGDLMTRLRYAQGRVPEPAVTMWAIQIADVLDYLHRRQPPIIYRDLKPANVMVDPDANQVMLIDFGIARTVAPMQAGVTAIGTMGYAPPELFSGKVEPRSDIYSLGATMFHLLTGVDPRDKPLLIFDFTKNPKPRELCPELTPRMEAIIMRAVEYEPANRFPSAREMKIALQEHLQQLEKESPEEVEKAQRVAFGEIIRESGYEPARRVASSSSSSSAGSASMPVPSTSSPAGSASAAPASELVFCSNCGTSLNASDLFCALCGARQPISLDQGRASAKLLVLDPLSGQIQGSYMLEKHSSLIGRMDPVSGIFPEIDLSPLDTESKVSRRHARVWRQTNQFFVEDLNSINGTHVNDELLVPKQPVRLKDGDVLRVGQIQLVFKEP, encoded by the coding sequence ATGGCCAGCAATATCTGTAACAGATGTGGCGCACCGGCATTTCCCACCGATCTGTTCTGTGGTGAATGCGGCCATGCGCTGGTCAGCGCGCCGGGCGCAAGCGCAACGCCACGGCCTGCTACGTCGTCGCCACTGGCTGAACTGCCGCCGGGCATGCTGTTGCAAAACCGCTACGAGATTGTCAAGCGCGTTGGCGGCGGTGGCATGGGCAATGTGTACAAGGCTTACGATCGCAATCTGGATTATGCGTTGCGAGCCGTCAAGGAGATGATGGAGATGTTTTCTGATCCGTCGCAGCGCGAGAAGGCGGTGGAAGATTTTCGTCGTGAAGCCAAGCTGCTGGCCAGTTTGAAGCACCCGTCCATTCCGGTCATTTACGATCATTTCATCGAGCACGGGCGCTACTACCTGGTGATGGAGTTTATCCGAGGTGGTGATTTGATGACCCGCCTGCGGTATGCGCAAGGGCGCGTGCCGGAGCCGGCTGTCACCATGTGGGCGATACAAATCGCTGATGTGCTCGATTATCTGCATCGGCGTCAACCGCCGATCATCTACCGCGATTTGAAGCCGGCCAATGTGATGGTTGATCCAGATGCCAATCAAGTCATGTTGATTGATTTTGGGATTGCCCGCACGGTTGCGCCGATGCAAGCGGGTGTGACGGCTATCGGCACGATGGGCTATGCGCCGCCTGAATTGTTCTCCGGCAAGGTAGAGCCGCGTTCAGATATTTATTCGTTAGGCGCGACCATGTTTCACTTGTTGACGGGCGTTGATCCGCGTGACAAGCCGCTGCTGATTTTCGATTTCACAAAGAATCCCAAGCCGCGCGAACTCTGCCCGGAGCTTACGCCCCGGATGGAAGCGATCATCATGCGGGCTGTCGAATACGAACCGGCCAACCGGTTTCCCTCGGCGCGTGAGATGAAGATCGCTCTGCAAGAGCATTTGCAACAACTGGAGAAAGAGTCGCCCGAAGAGGTCGAAAAAGCGCAACGTGTGGCGTTTGGCGAGATCATCCGTGAATCGGGCTATGAGCCTGCTCGTCGAGTGGCCAGTTCATCGTCTTCTTCGTCTGCCGGCTCAGCTTCAATGCCTGTGCCCTCAACCTCGTCGCCGGCCGGTTCGGCATCAGCGGCGCCGGCCTCTGAATTGGTGTTTTGCAGTAACTGCGGCACGTCTCTGAATGCAAGCGACCTGTTTTGTGCGCTCTGTGGCGCGCGCCAACCAATCTCGTTAGATCAAGGTCGCGCCTCAGCCAAGTTGCTCGTGCTTGATCCTCTATCGGGCCAGATACAAGGCTCCTACATGCTGGAGAAGCACTCCAGTTTGATCGGTCGGATGGACCCTGTTTCCGGCATCTTCCCGGAGATTGATCTGTCGCCGCTTGACACGGAATCGAAGGTGTCTCGCCGTCACGCACGGGTGTGGCGGCAGACCAATCAGTTTTTCGTCGAAGACCTCAATAGCATCAACGGCACGCATGTCAATGATGAGTTGCTTGTGCCGAAGCAACCAGTGCGGTTGAAGGACGGCGATGTGTTGCGTGTTGGCCAGATTCAACTGGTGTTTAAGGAACCATAA
- the speY gene encoding deoxyhypusine synthase gives MSRQNRFLRRAINPRPVTAETTIVELVENNFLAYNAARLREGCQLFTEKMLADDVTIGMSLTGALTPAGLGMSAIIPLIQNGFVDWIVSTGANLYHDVHFGLGLSMHVGTPRISDYELREHGVVRIYDVFFDYDVLLSTDKFFRQVLASDEFQHEMSTAEFHYRLGRYIHERENALGLGTKSLLSAAYQHGVPIYTSSPGDSSIGMNVAEQALIGSRLRFDVSRDVNETTAIVWNAKREGGRSAVLIFGGGSPKNFILQTEPQIQEVLGLQDNGHDYFLQVTDARPDTGGLSGATPSEAMTWKKVDPELLPDMVTCYLDSTVALPIITAYALAKRPPRKHKRLYDRLEQLYQDLQQAYLQHLQTLQMRE, from the coding sequence ATGTCCAGGCAAAACCGTTTTTTACGGCGGGCCATCAACCCGCGGCCGGTCACGGCCGAGACGACCATTGTTGAGTTGGTAGAAAACAATTTCCTAGCCTACAACGCAGCGCGGTTGCGTGAAGGCTGTCAATTGTTCACAGAGAAGATGTTGGCTGACGACGTCACTATTGGCATGAGCCTGACTGGTGCGTTGACGCCGGCGGGCCTGGGAATGTCCGCGATCATTCCACTCATCCAAAATGGGTTTGTTGACTGGATCGTCAGCACGGGCGCCAATCTCTATCACGACGTACATTTCGGCCTTGGCTTGTCCATGCATGTGGGTACGCCGCGCATCAGCGACTATGAACTCCGCGAGCATGGCGTGGTGCGCATCTATGATGTGTTCTTCGACTATGACGTGCTGCTTTCAACTGACAAGTTTTTCCGTCAGGTGTTGGCCTCAGACGAGTTTCAGCATGAGATGAGCACAGCCGAATTTCATTATCGGCTTGGTCGTTACATTCACGAGCGGGAGAATGCGCTGGGACTGGGCACGAAGTCGTTGCTTTCTGCTGCCTATCAGCACGGCGTGCCGATTTACACCTCGTCGCCTGGTGATAGCTCTATTGGTATGAATGTCGCTGAGCAAGCCTTGATTGGCAGCCGGCTGCGCTTTGATGTGTCGCGCGACGTGAATGAAACAACGGCCATTGTATGGAATGCCAAGCGCGAGGGTGGCCGTAGCGCGGTGCTCATTTTCGGCGGCGGCTCGCCCAAGAATTTCATCTTGCAGACCGAGCCACAAATTCAGGAAGTATTAGGATTGCAAGATAACGGACACGATTACTTCCTGCAGGTCACCGATGCCCGTCCTGACACCGGTGGCTTGTCTGGCGCAACGCCGTCAGAGGCGATGACGTGGAAGAAGGTTGATCCAGAATTATTGCCTGATATGGTCACCTGCTATTTGGATTCAACGGTCGCGCTGCCCATCATCACGGCTTACGCATTGGCCAAGCGACCACCACGGAAACATAAGCGGCTGTATGACCGACTCGAACAACTTTATCAGGACTTGCAGCAAGCCTATCTACAGCACCTGCAAACGCTGCAAATGAGGGAGTGA